The Alosa alosa isolate M-15738 ecotype Scorff River chromosome 8, AALO_Geno_1.1, whole genome shotgun sequence genome contains the following window.
TTAAGACACATACCTGGAGATGCGCAGGCTGCTGGATGAACTGCTGATACTGCTGCAGTATCTGCTGCAGCTGAGCGTGCTCGTGCATCAGCGCCTGGTACTGGTGAGCGGCACGCTGCTGCTGCGCCTGCTGCCACTGGGCCGCCGCCGCTTGCAACTGCTGCAGGCGCGCTGCCTCAAACGGGTCCCCCGAGCTCGCGATGTTGGTCTGGGAGGGAAATCAACAGGTACATAATGATCAATGAAACGCATGCTCTAGAAAGCTTACAAGGTGAAGACCTCGCAGGCCTTTTCTTTAGAGAAACTAAAGTTAGGACCATAATCATACTGTACAAGCATGTTATGTGCATTTCCTTGCATTAAATTCGACTTCGGATATAAACAAAGAAAGATTTTGAGGACCCTCAATGTTATTGCCAAAATGTCTATTGTGGTCTGTTTCACTTGCAGTAATAACTTTATTACGAACAACATTTTGGTGCGCAGTAGGGCTACACAATTGATTTTTAAACGAAATGGCAATTTGAACTAACGCAATTGGCTCACTGCAAAGGCTGCAATTAATCGTGTAGCTCACAACTCTGTCCCAATGGTTAATCTTTCCAAATTTGTGCAAGAGGCACGCACAGAGGTTAAAGTAGGTGCTGGACTCAGAGACTTAAGAGGTGAGGAAGGGCAAATGAGGTTCGAAAAGTTAAACTTGTGGTGATTAAACCATCTTATCAACTGAAGCTCCAGTGTGCGGACTTTTTACTCATGATCATCCAATGGTTAATCTCGTCACATCTATGCTGtttatattcatgtcatcctcCGTGTGTGACCGACAGTAAAGCTCATCTAACAGGAGTGCTGTGCTTCTCCTGCACTATGCActctcaccaatcagaagtgctgtTCTTCTCATGCACTAGGCACGCTCACCAATTAGAAATGGGCAAACTTAAAAGCAAAATTTtgaatattgaactgaagcttGACTTTCAAAAATTATATCACAAATCAAATCGCAATTTCTGtcaatacattattattattctgtcatatataaaaaaaatctaatattttcccgtaatcgtgcagccctagtgCGCAGACCTTTGTCAGGTTATCTGATATTGTGGCCTTTCTACCTTAGGTTCctcaggtggaggtggtggcggtggctcttctttggggggaggtggaggcGGAGCATTCTTAGGAGGCTCGACAGGGGGGGGCGGTGCCTCGCCAGGTTTCTGGTATTTATCAGCAGGTTGACCCTGACTTTGGCCCTGTTTTGCCCTCTCATTCTTAAGCTTCTGCAGATTCTGGAGGTGTTGCTTGTACCAGAACTGTTGCTGATCCTAGGTGTGACAGGTGAATGAAAAGATCAGACATCATGTGATGTGGTCCGCTGAAGTACAAAGAGTAAGTTTTAAAAGTCCGCACATCCAAATGTCTGACCTGGGAGCAGGACAAACAAACGACCAGACAAACAAGAGAAAAAGTCCGCTTCAACCAGGGTTTTCTGCTCccacttgtttttatttttctgtgacGTTTCGGGTAATCACCCTTTTTAAGTGATTTAACGTCTGAAGAACGTCacggaaaaataaaaacaagtggGAGCAGAAAACCCTGGTTGAAGCggattttttctcttttttgtccgCTGAAGTAACCATCACCTTGCTAGCTTTGTGGTCAGAGAGACTGATGTTAACATTATAGGAAATTAAACCATACATGATGCTAAATTGGTTGGCTGGGTGGATGTATACTCATAGAGTACTGATCAAGAGCATTGAACAACCAGCATATTCAAGACCAGAGATTCCATTCATATTCTCTGAGCAATCTGCCAGGAAGAGAGAAATCCTATTGGATACAATGATCATATTAAAgacttattatttatttttttacagagAAATGTATTGCTCTTTAGAGATAAAACCCAGCAGACTTCAGAGATGAGCCAAAACACCACATGATATTTAACTGTGTTTGGGGGGGCTTCTGATTGGAATTACATCTCAATATTgtttgtgcactcgttttaacCCACACTTTGTCTCAATGGCTCCTTCTCAATTAATATAGTAAAGAAAAGGTTTTCATACAGGCAGTACTCAATTTTCGTCAATAAAACCACATGGAGGAAATGCCTTCTCATTTCATTACTATGTCAAATAAGTTAactaagatagagagagagagtcacagcAGGCTGAAAGATTAAAGGAAATCAAATTGAAATcgccattttgttttttatctaATTCAATTAGCAAATGAAAAGGCTGCAATTATTTGTGCAGCTATAAACTCTGACCCAATGGTCAATAATGTCACatgtaaatgtttttattttaatacaTGTTGTCCTTGTGTGACAATTCATGTCATCCTGACATCAATCAGTGGCAGGCTACCATGCAAATTAAATATGACCCACATTACCGCTATATGTGAAGATTATAACTACAGTTTCCTTTTTATCCTTAAATGAGTCAATAGAGCAGTTCATATTTAGATGTTATGTTAATTGAACATATTCTTTAAATATAACATGTAGTGAACTTTGAACTGAAGTTTTAACTCAGCGACAGGAAATTAGGTCAGCACGTTTCAAATTATGAATATGATACCAATCATGATGATTATTAATATGATACCCAGGTATCAATATAGATGACAGGCTGGGCTAAATAACAAGAGCCTGCTTTCACAAAGAGGGACGGCAAAATATGCAAGCGTCCAAATACCAACTTTTCCAATCGACTTTGCTGTATAACGTTACATAACTTTACCTGTAATGTCATCGATGTGAAGTCGGGATTCTCTCCCTCCTGTGGAAAAGTCATCGCTGATGTGTCTTTAGGAGCGTTGTTTTCATTACTGGACGTGTGGCCCCCGGGAGCAGTATAGTTTTGTTGAGTAGTCGGAGGAGTAGGCTCAGGTGGCTTGGGTGGCGCCTCTTCTTGGGGCTGTGGAGGCTGCGGAGGTTGAGGTGGCGCAGACCCAGGTGGACCTCTCGGTGGTTCTGGTTGATAGTTCGTGGTTGCCTCTGAACCAGACGGAGGAAAACCCGCAGCAGCCCCTTGCTCTTGCCAGGCACCAGGGCCTCCAGGATAACCGCTAGCATTACTGTAATGAAGCACCGACTGCAGTTGTTTCTGATGGAGCTGTTGCAGTTGTTGCATTTGTTGCAAATGTTGCTCCCGTAAACTGTTAAAATTAGACGCCGGTGGAGCACCATATCCTCCAGGCGCCCCTCCTGTCGGTGGTGGGGCCCTTACTGGTGCCGATCTCGCATCAAATtgattaacgttaacgttagtagGAGGCGGATGTCCACCTCCATAATTTCCCCACGAAGGGTACATGCTTCACCAAAGCGAACGTGACGTTAGGCCTTTGTGTTCACATAAAGCCGGTCCAATTAACAACCTGTATATTTCAACTGTTTTACCTGTCTTCAATACagatgtgtatgcatgcatacacaatcGATACTAACCTACTTTGCAGTGATTATAATAGAATAAAATCGGttaactgtaaatatttccCGCTTCAGCAGGTCTTTCCccgtgctaacatgctaacgcGTTTCTTTCTGCATAAAGTTTCAGGAAGCAGGAATACGTTTTCTACGTCATATCCGAGACTGCTGCTAACCTTTCAGATACGGCTCTGTAACATTTAATGATAGAGCGCCCTCCTCTGACTGACAGGAGCAATACCCTCCGTGTGCGCATACATGGAGCAAAGCAAGTTACATGATTTATTTCAGCATACGCACATGTGTATATTAGATGATATATAtgctgtatatatgtatatagtgTAAAGGTAGCAATGCACTCGCGTTTTAGGCTACATCTTCTGATGTAAAACGTGGTCCAAAAAGTTACAGCCTTGATTTCTCACCATATTGCATCTTGCCATATAACATCAACAATGCATTACGTGGTTAGAAATAATATCCAATGTGATTCACGTAAGTCATGTGGCATGCGTAAAAACTTCACAAATGTTTGAACTGGATCAACTTGAGGTACTTGTTTATCGATTTGTTTACACTCATTTTCCCAACAGGCACCGCGCATCGCGCGTTAACCTTTGAACCCTTGTTGAAAACAAGCCGATCAGCTGATCTGACCTGGTAACGTCCACTACATTCTCCTGGGGAGGAGGGGAATTATTATAAACAAGCTGGTTGAAAATTATGATTCTCTCACAACCGGCACAGTATCTAAAATTAATGTTCTTACAAGCAGAGTTTGTACAAAGACACGGCTATGCAGTTGGACGATGAAGATGTATATCGCTATGCGGCTAGCTGCTAGCAAGTTGCCTGGTTTTAAATTCAGTTCTTTTGCTAGCTAGGTCGCAGCAGCCTCTAGAGAGCGAATATTGTTGTGTTGATGTCGGGAAACTTATTGGGTGTAGGATGATATCGATGTTATGATGCGTGTGTATATTTAATTATTCTGCGTTATTGAGTTGACGCGTTTTTGCGGTGTTTTACATGTTGTCCGTAACCTTGTTTATTTCACCCTTATGTTAGCAAGCTGAAGGCTAAACCAGCTAGCAGTCCAAACAATAGTGTTGTACACAAACACTGCTAGTGAGTTAGCAAAGTAGGGGAATTGTGATTCTTAATAGGCGGTTATCATTATACCTCTACAAAAAGGTTTGTAAGCTCCGCGGGCTGCTCGTGTGAAGTACATGTTTGGACATGTTCACCATACGATTGTTGTAATGGTCAAACTGTAAACGGAGTGTAACGCAAGGCAAGTTTCTCATCAAATCTATTTATAGTTCATATTGAATATTTCATTGTACGATTATCTGTAAAGCCttaaatgaaaatatataaCGTTGGCTCTGTGATTTTCGCATATCGCAATCCAATTTTATTTTATGCCGTGCATAGACAGACATGCTGAGTTAGGAGCCTGAGTTAGGAGCCTATCTTGTAATGTCACTACTTAGTTCGCTGTCTATACTCGGTCTTGGATTACATACAATAGATGTGCCATATTGTAGGCTTAGTTTGTGTCTTCTCTAATAGGTAATCTTGCTAAGGCACATTTTTGTTGAAAATCCATTTGTTTATGTACCATTGTCTTAATATCACAATGCAGTTGAAAACCGCATAGGTTATTCCGGATTTCTTCAGATGTGTTAGAGATCATAGCGTTATTGGGTTAATAAGTTCATAATATTACCGTCTCAGCTCTTAAGCCTCAGAACACATGAGTGGACAAGACAAAGGCATGAGCACCATGCTCGTGTGCCAGGAGAGCTATGCCTGCGGAGGTTCAGATGAGGCCGCTTACGAATGTGACGAGTGTGGTAGCCTGCAGTGTGTGCGCTGTGAGCTGGAACTCCATAGGCAGGAACGTATGAGGAACCACGATCGAGTTAGGATCTCGCCGGGTCATGTGCCCTTCTGTGATTCCTGTAAAGGAGAGAACGGATCTCCCGTGAACGGCGGACGACTACGGGCAGTAGTCCGTTGTCAGGGCTGCAAAATCAACTTGTGCCTGGATTGTCAGAAGCGCACCCACAGCGGTATGAATAAACGGAAACATCCGCTTACACCGTATCCCTCTGCCAAACAACCAGAGAAGAACCCCGCAGCAGGTGGTGATGGAGAACTGGAAGTGCTTAAAGCCAAACTAGAGAAAGTCTCCAGCTTCCTTCTGGTGGATGACAAAGAAGATATGCAGGTTGGTATACAACTGACCTGTATCGAATTAAATACTAAAAACATAATGCTTTATGGCAGCTGGTAGTCTTTCTAGAAACTCAGTCACTTTACAATAAGGGGTggtagtaagtgtgtgtatgcgtgtgtgtgtgtgtgtgtgtgtgtgtgtgtgtgtgcgtgcaggagCACTGGATGGGATGTTGAGGGAATTAGAGGCCGAAGGCCTCAGTGAAAAGATGTGTTTTGAAGTGTTTTTTGAATAGGCCCACAGAAGAGGCACAGCGGATGTGGAGGGGTAGCTGGTTCCAAAGAGTTGGGGCGGACACAGAAAAGGCCCTGTCCCCAAAGGTCTTAGGTCTGGTGCGGGGTATAGCCAGCTGGTCCTTGTTGGAGGACCGGAGGGACCGCagaggggtgtgggggtggagtaAGTCAGAAAGGTATTTAGGGGCCAGAGCATGGAGGGCCTTGTAGGTGAGAAGCAGGATTTTGTAAATGATGCGGAACTTGACTGGCAACCAATGGAGCTGCATGAGGGTGGGGGTGATGACAATGACACATTAATGCTCTAATCTGTAGTGGTTGTTGTATCAGTGTTGTGATACCTGTGCCCCACCTCTAGGTGCAGGATGAAGATGACTTTGTGAGGAGGTTGGGCTGTGGGCCAGAGGATCTCCTGAAAGTCGTGTCCATCTTTGGCAACACCGGAGAGGGCAAGTCCCACACTCTCAATCACACCTTCTTCCTGGGCCGGGAGGTCTTCAAGACATCCCCCACCCAGGAGTCCTGCACGGTGGGGGTCTGGGTCGCCCTGGACCCAATCCACAAGGTGGTTGTTGTGGACACGGAAGGCCTTCTGGGTGCCGGGGCCAATCAAGGGCAGCGCACACGGCTGCTGCTGAAGGTTCTGGCCGTGTCAGACCTGGTCATCTACCGCACGCATGCTGACCGTCTCCACGACGACCTCTTCAAGTTCCTGGGCGACGCCTCAGACGCGTATCTCAAGCACTTTACCAAGGAGCTGAAGGCCACCACGGCGCGTTGCGGACTGGACGTGCCGCTGTCCACGCTGGGCCCCGCAGTCATCATATTCCACGAGACTGTCCACACCAAGCTCCTGGGCTCAGGTGAATAGGACAGTCCAGAAGTAGACCTGCAGTCATCAGAGAACACACGTTGAAACTGGAGCTAATAAATGCAAACTAACAAGACAACATGATATGCTGTTTGAACAGAAAGCGTAATGCTGAAACGTGATATTGAAATATGGCTTGTGATTCAGTCAAGAAATTTGAGTACCAGACATTAAGAGCGCACATAGTGCAACCTTATAGTATGTAGTTGTAGCTGCACAAAATCACTCTGGCTCTTCAGCAGTCATAAATCTCTGCtgaccaaaaaaaaatctgacaaccAGCTGTTGTTTCTCTCCTCCGTTGTTTAGATAAGCCGTCTGAGTCGGCCGAGAGGCTGCTGCAGGAACGTTTCCGGAAGCTGGGCCTGTTCCCCGAGGCGTTCAGCTCTGTCCAGTACCGCGGCACGCGCACCTACAACCCCCCCACCGACTTCAGCGGCCTGCTGCGCAGCCTAGAGCAGCAGCTGGACAACAACACTACCCGCTCGCCTCGCTCCGCCAGTGTCATTTACAAGGCTttacaggtctgtgtgtgtgtctgtgcgtgtgtgcgcgcgcgcgcgcgcgcgcgtgtacgtctttgtgtgtctgtgtgcgtgcgtgtggaataactattcatgtgtttgtgtttaattaTATGGGGAATGTctttgttgtgagtgtgtgtgcattcctgtctatctgtgtgtatttgtgtgtctgtctgactctCTCTTTAAACACCAGTGTGGGTTTTCTGTGTTGGTGGTGTGCCTGTCCTGTCAAGCCGTTCCACATGTGTATGATTATCACATCAGCTGAAAGCGACTTTGGTTTCACAGGCCCTGAGTGAACGCTTCAGTGGGGAGATTCCCGAGGAGCACATGGCGAGCAACTCCTTCTTCCCTGACGAGTACTTCACCTGCTCCAGTATCTGTCTTAGTTGTGGGTCAGTTCTGTCCCCCTTCCACTGGACTCTACTCTCAACACCACATAGCATACTATTACACAGACATTACAAAATGGCATCTGTTGTTGCACCCATCAAGCACCTGTCTAGGTCAgtcagggcctaaatttcagcgcgggattgcgggtatagcACATCATTTATTTAAGTCCCGCAGCGCTAGTCATCATAATGTGAGAAATtcccacacacattttacagtgcTGTCTGATAACGATAATCTAACACTGGAGCGGGGTAAATGCGGTACCGGACGGACCAACTCTTGACTCATGAATCGTAACTCCATGCAGacactgacacacgcacacaaaaccaCTTTgcaggtgctctctctctctctctctctctctctctctctctctctctctctctctctctctctctctctctctttctttctttctttctttctttctttctttctctctctctctctctctcgcagcaGGACTTGTCACCATTGAAGTCAAATTATgctaggtgcttctacatcaactgctAACCAACAGGGaaggaaaacaaaagtttagtgatcaggaactgtcaggaattttgcaTACACATAAGTATTACATAGAGTGGTGGACATGCACAATCAgctattttgaaaaatgaacttTAAGCCGTGGTCAGTCATGATCTGTGTTGGGACGCACCAATACTGACACTGGCATCGGGTATCGGGCCAATACGGTGCTCATATACTCATACACATAAAAATTGTCTAATTATTACGCACCACACACCGATATCACTTAATAACACACTATTACTGACACTGGCATCGGGTATCGGGCCAATACTGTGCTCAtatactcatacacatacaaactgtGTAATTATGCACCGCACACCAATACTACTTAATAACACACTATTACTTCACATTCGAAAATGTCATGTGTTGTTGCACCATTAGAAGTGGGCTTGTTAAGCCCCTGTCTAGGTCAGTCATGATCTGTATACATGTCCATATGGGAGCCTGATTGGGGTTTCTGTGTGCTGCCGTGCGTCCCATTCACAGGTCGGGCTGCAAGAACAGCATGAACCACCTGAGGGAGGGCCTGCCGCACGAGGCCAAGCACCGCTGCCGCTACTCCCCTCACTGTGACAACCGCATCTACACCTGCAAGGTGATTACTTCCCAGCGTCCGACTGCATGGTCTCACGGACAGAGGTGTGACTGTGGCGCCTAGTGTACACACAGGGGTTTTCTCATCTGTCTTTTTGtccatcctccctcccttccttcctccctctctccagtcGTAGCCCCTCCTAATTAATTTTGTGAAGGAATGATAGGAGCATGGTCTCTCccattcctccatcctcctatcGTTCCCTCACAAAATTAATTAGGAGGGGCTAagactggagagagggaggaaggaagggagggaggatggaCAAAAAGACAGCTGAGAAAGCCCCACAGAACTGGTTGAAAGTGTGGTATTGAGCAAGACGGACAGCTAAGTGGTAACAAGGTTGGCTGACCTACTCACAACCTGCTCAACAATGCCCACAAAAGCACTGCTATTGCTGATGGCCATTACTATTGTCCGTTTAAATCTCTCCACTGCTATTTTGGATTAAAAATAGGACTGGTTTAAAATCACACACATGTTCATCATCGCCACCTGCATTTagaacacatttaaacacaatgtcCTTCTGACATCCATTCTAGAATAGTAGAATCATAGGGTAATATGTATGTAGTATATGCTTGAATGTTCCTAACTCTTTATGCTGGCTCTACTCATCTCTAGTTCAGTGTGCTGCAATGATATACTAGTCTGTCTATTCTATATGGTAAAAAAACCATCTGGATTTGCAAAGAACTGTGTGTTAGTCAACCTGTGGTTGGGCAATGCAGTTTTGCAGCTCTGAACATCTAGCCCCTGCCCTTGGGTGGCTGCGTAGTCAGCAATCCAGTCGTGTACTCTTCCGTGCGCCTCCCCTCAGGACACTGCAGAGGAGGCGAGGTATCAGAGAAGACCTGGATTCAGACGACTCGCTTGGGCGcattctttttctccctcttcagCAATTCAGTGTGCAAAAAGTTCTtcgaaaaaagtgtgtgtgtgtgttgttatttgtCTAATGAGATGACTTTCCCTCTCAGGCATGCTATGAAAAGGGCAAGGAGGTAATTGTTGTTCCCAAAACAACAGCATCCTCTGACTCCCCCTGGTTTGGTCTGGCTATTTACGCCTGGTCCGGGTGAGTCGTAATTTGACAGCATACACTTCAGCTAGCAGTCACGTTATGTGTCACATTATTCTGATGAGAGGCTGACATTGCAGGTACGTCATCGAATGCCCCAACTGCTCAGTCATCTACCGGAGCAGGCAGTACTGGTACGGAAACCAAGACCCCGTGGACACAGTGGTCCGTACGGAGATCCAGCACATCTGGCCAGGGGTGAGATCATGGGCGATTCACTCGCTCTGAATGATGTGATCATACAAGCAATACAATGGATGTTCTAAATCCCAGAGACACTGTTCTGTGTCAGATGTAGAGTAGCATTTAGATTAATCCATGGTGGCATTCATGATGTGACATTTTCTGCTATTTCATTGGCCAATAAGTTGCAGACATTTGCATTCATTGTACTAACTAGTATACATAGCTATTCACTAGGGCTCTAGGCTAAGATGGCAGTTGCAAACGTGGAAGAGGAATGTGCATCTCCCTTGCACTGAcggctttctctcactcccattGCGTTTTTCCTGCCCAGTCTGACGGCTTTCTCAAAGACAACAACAATGCTGCCCAGCGACTCCTGGATGGCGTGAGCTTCATATCCCAGTCGTTCTCCGAGCTCAGCGTCAAGCCCACCAAAGCAGTCACTTCCTGGCTCACCGACCAGATTGCCCCGGCCTACTGGACACCCAACTCCCTCATCACGGTGAGTAAAACCCGGTAGGGCGCAAACTCCCAAGAGCCCCTTCCAATCACCACATCACTGTCGGGACCATGGGAAGGTCATCAGGGGCCATTTGGCAAAGCTAATATGGATCCTTGAAACTAAAACACGGAGtgctacaaaatatgaccgccgcccagtcagggctcgaaattaacggTGTCCCGGGGACCATAAAAATTGTTCAAACGGGAAACTAAACGTGTCTTTCACGtctgaataaaataataaaaggttTGACCTGGCGTAACGGGCAGCTGACAAAAGCaacgttagccagctgatcTCTAAAGAAGTGGTTttgtacacacagccttacaacactgtttccTGCTCTTCAAATCACTGTACGGTGTCATTTTTGTTACAAATACAGAATAAGATACCCTTATGGGATTGATGCTTGcgtctttaggaatccgccgtcttggtttgtatagaaattaatattaagtgacacataggcctactcgaaaAAAGGGGACGGGCGGTCACTTTCCGATAGCCATCAAACTAGGTTAAACTTAACTAACTAGCAAGCAGTCTGGAAAATGacatttgttttcatgacattgTGAACATTTTTGATTGATGGTGTAAGGTTACGCTGGTGTTCTAAAAAAATCCTGTCTCTGACTAAACAATCCCATCTTTGACTAAAACACTGCCGTGTTTTCTGTCAGTGAGACGAAACATCACCAAAGCCATGATGAGCTATACTGCAACTGCGATTTCACAAAACGATAGTGTTGCAAAACAGTTTTCAAAGTTAGCATTTGACATTTCCCTGTGGCAGATCTAAGCTATAGGCTATTcttgagaaaacaaacaaatatcgGAGAGTATCTAACAGCTTTGTGGTAATTTCTCAGGCTACTGGTGATTTGTTTTCACTGAGATCTGTAGCCATAATAGCATCATGCcaaactgacattgaaattaatgacatgaaaatagattattgacggaatgtcatggtgtgtgtgtgcttgtgtatttctgtgtgtgtgtgtgcctgcatgtgtggatgtctgtgagtctttatgtgtgtgggatCTGTGGCCGTAGCATCATGCCAAATtgacattgaaattaaagacaGTATGAAAATAGATTGACGGaatgtcatggtgtgtgtgtgcttgtgtatttctgtgtgtgtgtgtgcctgcgtgcgttgatgtgtgtgtgtctttatgtgtgtgggtgtgtttgtgtgtgtctgtgtgtgggtgtgttcaacccttcgctcaactccaccatctacaggccgatcGGTGCACATTcactacacatacatttatttttgtatggccccccatgaacggaattccacgaaacatGCATTCAGAGGCTGTCATAGTGATCTTACACGTCAAATtttgtgcagttctgaacacgtcagccaaagatacctgcgattacaacgcCTCATTTCTAATGTGATCGTGATGGCAGTGGTGTTTTGGTTTGTTTCGGTTCCAGAAATGTCATAAATGTGGCGAGGCGTTCCAGGACAGCGACTCCAAGCACCATTGCCGTGCCTGCGGAGAAGGCTTCTGTGACGCCTGCTCGTCCAAGGCCCGGCCCGTGCCAGAGAGAGGCTGGGGACTCGCTCCAGTGCGGGTCTGTGACGCCTGCTTCCAGAACCGTGGCATCCCAGAAGGTAGTGCGCAGAAATCTACTATACAGACCAAGCCAGGTTAAGCGTGGACTGTTATGGGTTCAAATGCAGGGTCCCCATGGTCCTTGAAAAGTCTTTAAAATGTCTTAATGTAGTTTTTGATGAAATTTGATCCTGAGCA
Protein-coding sequences here:
- the LOC125299245 gene encoding zinc finger FYVE domain-containing protein 1-like isoform X2 — encoded protein: MSGQDKGMSTMLVCQESYACGGSDEAAYECDECGSLQCVRCELELHRQERMRNHDRVRISPGHVPFCDSCKGENGSPVNGGRLRAVVRCQGCKINLCLDCQKRTHSGMNKRKHPLTPYPSAKQPEKNPAAGGDGELEVLKAKLEKVSSFLLVDDKEDMQVQDEDDFVRRLGCGPEDLLKVVSIFGNTGEGKSHTLNHTFFLGREVFKTSPTQESCTVGVWVALDPIHKVVVVDTEGLLGAGANQGQRTRLLLKVLAVSDLVIYRTHADRLHDDLFKFLGDASDAYLKHFTKELKATTARCGLDVPLSTLGPAVIIFHETVHTKLLGSDKPSESAERLLQERFRKLGLFPEAFSSVQYRGTRTYNPPTDFSGLLRSLEQQLDNNTTRSPRSASVIYKALQALSERFSGEIPEEHMASNSFFPDEYFTCSSICLSCGSGCKNSMNHLREGLPHEAKHRCRYSPHCDNRIYTCKACYEKGKEVIVVPKTTASSDSPWFGLAIYAWSGYVIECPNCSVIYRSRQYWYGNQDPVDTVVRTEIQHIWPGSDGFLKDNNNAAQRLLDGVSFISQSFSELSVKPTKAVTSWLTDQIAPAYWTPNSLITKCHKCGEAFQDSDSKHHCRACGEGFCDACSSKARPVPERGWGLAPVRVCDACFQNRGIPEAELLDAALEEEEGGTLIPRKVGEVVQNTLGAVVTAIDIPLGLVKDAARPAYWVPDQDIRCCHQCQREFSARLSIHHCRACGQGVCDECSLDRRPVPSRGWDHPVRVCSGCSQKGGEL
- the LOC125299245 gene encoding zinc finger FYVE domain-containing protein 1-like isoform X3, which produces MSGQDKGMSTMLVCQESYACGGSDEAAYECDECGSLQCVRCELELHRQERMRNHDRVRISPGHVPFCDSCKGENGSPVNGGRLRAVVRCQGCKINLCLDCQKRTHSGMNKRKHPLTPYPSAKQPEKNPAAGGDGELEVLKAKLEKVSSFLLVDDKEDMQVQDEDDFVRRLGCGPEDLLKVVSIFGNTGEGKSHTLNHTFFLGREVFKTSPTQESCTVGVWVALDPIHKVVVVDTEGLLGAGANQGQRTRLLLKVLAVSDLVIYRTHADRLHDDLFKFLGDASDAYLKHFTKELKATTARCGLDVPLSTLGPAVIIFHETVHTKLLGSDKPSESAERLLQERFRKLGLFPEAFSSVQYRGTRTYNPPTDFSGLLRSLEQQLDNNTTRSPRSASVIYKALQALSERFSGEIPEEHMASNSFFPDEYFTCSSICLSCGSGCKNSMNHLREGLPHEAKHRCRYSPHCDNRIYTCKACYEKGKEVIVVPKTTASSDSPWFGLAIYAWSGYVIECPNCSVIYRSRQYWYGNQDPVDTVVRTEIQHIWPGSDGFLKDNNNAAQRLLDGVSFISQSFSELSVKPTKAVTSWLTDQIAPAYWTPNSLITKCHKCGEAFQDSDSKHHCRACGEGFCDACSSKARPVPERGWGLAPVRVCDACFQNRGIPEELLDAALEEEEGGTLIPRKVGEVVQNTLGAVVTAIDIPLGLVKDAARPAYWVPDQDIRCCHQCQREFSARLSIHHCRACGQGVCDECSLDRRPVPSRGWDHPVRVCSGCSQKGGEL
- the LOC125299245 gene encoding zinc finger FYVE domain-containing protein 1-like isoform X1 — its product is MSGQDKGMSTMLVCQESYACGGSDEAAYECDECGSLQCVRCELELHRQERMRNHDRVRISPGHVPFCDSCKGENGSPVNGGRLRAVVRCQGCKINLCLDCQKRTHSGMNKRKHPLTPYPSAKQPEKNPAAGGDGELEVLKAKLEKVSSFLLVDDKEDMQVQDEDDFVRRLGCGPEDLLKVVSIFGNTGEGKSHTLNHTFFLGREVFKTSPTQESCTVGVWVALDPIHKVVVVDTEGLLGAGANQGQRTRLLLKVLAVSDLVIYRTHADRLHDDLFKFLGDASDAYLKHFTKELKATTARCGLDVPLSTLGPAVIIFHETVHTKLLGSDKPSESAERLLQERFRKLGLFPEAFSSVQYRGTRTYNPPTDFSGLLRSLEQQLDNNTTRSPRSASVIYKALQALSERFSGEIPEEHMASNSFFPDEYFTCSSICLSCGSGCKNSMNHLREGLPHEAKHRCRYSPHCDNRIYTCKACYEKGKEVIVVPKTTASSDSPWFGLAIYAWSGYVIECPNCSVIYRSRQYWYGNQDPVDTVVRTEIQHIWPGSDGFLKDNNNAAQRLLDGVSFISQSFSELSVKPTKAVTSWLTDQIAPAYWTPNSLITKCHKCGEAFQDSDSKHHCRACGEGFCDACSSKARPVPERGWGLAPVRVCDACFQNRGIPEDISLVVQAELLDAALEEEEGGTLIPRKVGEVVQNTLGAVVTAIDIPLGLVKDAARPAYWVPDQDIRCCHQCQREFSARLSIHHCRACGQGVCDECSLDRRPVPSRGWDHPVRVCSGCSQKGGEL